A part of Vulcanisaeta moutnovskia 768-28 genomic DNA contains:
- a CDS encoding putative CRISPR-associated protein, translating to MLRIAILSTVGTSLLGNIERNINRLGLSQVSREVFGRQPSRLSINDELQGQFERWAEEGGDVLEDAVKALSTDPAGFSAELNSIIAFLRSLPARHVINELRLQFYPTDTGTSRFCARAITEYLRRYGNEFRGLTGIPTSAALVVDDSVTLKGFGRDVDWFREGLVDLMDKFVGRVIELRRGGYRVVVNPTGGFKPESAYLTLMAMLAGAWRVIYIHETFREIVELPMLPITIDPRYVDALTQIMKGKGTSKGILQQLGIDVEDLADKELVGITDSEVHVKEWVKKLLEILTNK from the coding sequence GTGCTTAGGATTGCGATCCTATCAACGGTGGGCACTAGCCTACTCGGCAACATTGAGAGGAATATCAACAGGCTAGGCCTGAGTCAAGTGTCGAGGGAGGTGTTTGGTAGGCAGCCTAGTAGGTTGTCCATCAATGACGAGTTGCAGGGGCAGTTCGAAAGGTGGGCTGAGGAGGGTGGTGATGTCCTTGAGGATGCGGTTAAGGCATTAAGCACCGACCCGGCTGGCTTCAGTGCGGAGCTCAACTCAATAATTGCGTTCCTAAGGTCCCTACCGGCTAGGCACGTTATCAATGAATTAAGGCTTCAATTCTACCCAACAGACACAGGCACGTCCAGGTTCTGCGCGAGGGCGATCACGGAGTACCTGAGGAGATATGGGAATGAGTTCAGGGGGTTGACCGGGATACCGACGAGCGCGGCGTTGGTGGTTGATGATTCCGTGACGCTCAAGGGCTTTGGTAGGGATGTTGATTGGTTTAGGGAGGGCTTGGTCGACCTAATGGACAAATTCGTGGGTAGGGTGATTGAGCTTAGGAGGGGTGGTTACAGGGTCGTTGTAAACCCGACAGGGGGCTTCAAGCCTGAGTCCGCGTACCTAACCCTCATGGCGATGCTGGCAGGGGCGTGGAGGGTGATATACATACACGAGACGTTCAGGGAAATAGTCGAGTTGCCAATGCTTCCAATAACCATAGACCCCAGGTACGTAGACGCACTCACGCAGATAATGAAGGGCAAGGGAACAAGCAAGGGCATACTCCAGCAATTGGGTATTGACGTTGAAGACCTCGCGGATAAGGAGTTAGTAGGCATAACCGACAGCGAGGTACACGTTAAGGAATGGGTAAAGAAACTACTCGAAATACTCACAAACAAGTAA
- the cas6 gene encoding CRISPR system precrRNA processing endoribonuclease RAMP protein Cas6 yields the protein MGVVFVFRIALRPSSALVLTNFTGSIAMSVTLNILGTVDAELARRIHDSRGPKPMSVTPLTLRGKVLWRGRHIIAPGEAVQFRVSALGDVGVKLLDALDRTNEARLFGVNARVEVLGAEVVRLGELFSPGPSSFGVEFLSPIRFARRRTMRRRRVKYEFCPNIENIIKSTLNYWLRTIGDGEFRDWPRLLRWVYNYVYTRDIYGRVVSTKLPNSDQPQLGFIGRAEYEIRSKREGRIRQFWALMRLAELMNTGTTRSIGFGHIKITSTKTKQAPRQ from the coding sequence GTGGGTGTTGTTTTTGTTTTCCGCATTGCCCTTAGGCCCTCGTCAGCTCTCGTTTTAACCAACTTCACAGGCTCCATAGCCATGTCCGTGACCCTGAACATACTGGGCACGGTGGATGCCGAGCTGGCTAGGCGTATTCACGACTCGAGGGGTCCAAAGCCCATGAGCGTCACACCACTCACGCTTAGGGGCAAGGTACTGTGGAGAGGTAGGCACATCATCGCTCCTGGCGAGGCGGTTCAATTCAGGGTATCGGCGCTAGGTGATGTGGGCGTTAAGCTCCTGGACGCACTGGATAGGACCAATGAGGCGAGGCTCTTCGGCGTCAATGCAAGGGTCGAGGTGTTGGGTGCGGAGGTGGTTAGGCTGGGTGAGTTGTTCAGCCCTGGGCCCAGCTCCTTCGGTGTTGAGTTCCTATCGCCGATTAGGTTTGCTAGGAGGAGGACCATGAGGCGTAGGAGGGTTAAGTATGAGTTCTGCCCAAACATTGAGAACATAATCAAGTCAACACTGAACTACTGGCTTAGGACCATCGGCGATGGAGAGTTCAGGGACTGGCCCAGGCTCCTGAGGTGGGTCTATAACTACGTCTACACGAGGGATATATACGGCAGGGTGGTGTCCACGAAACTACCAAACAGCGACCAACCGCAGCTGGGCTTCATCGGTAGGGCCGAGTACGAGATAAGGAGCAAGAGGGAGGGCAGGATAAGGCAGTTCTGGGCATTGATGAGGCTCGCCGAGTTGATGAACACGGGGACCACGAGGTCGATAGGCTTCGGACACATAAAAATAACAAGCACAAAGACAAAACAAGCACCAAGGCAATAA
- the csm4 gene encoding type III-A CRISPR-associated RAMP protein Csm4 yields MQIGFVVIRFDGPFRVGFSGLFDSLNYVPSDTIYSALDNLRFMGIEHGVAQVSSAYPMIFGEAKVFPIPMDLKLKLLEGSEDPRWSRTIKRMQYVPFDCVYSGIDGLELDGDTVAIRCGGRRWVPRAGFGHYVSIQRNVVSRALGNADTYRVVAFSPTVDYIIYFRQGDAVDINDAKRAFSIIGELGIGGERSVGLGHFRVVDVGIINYGVESGKHMLLLGTALPRRDDLSGCLNTMVRGWVCSPFHVVGPMSVLMDGSVIPSGVEFEDLKTSTCIKRFSPLWVPYEAHHTC; encoded by the coding sequence ATGCAAATAGGCTTTGTTGTCATTAGGTTTGATGGGCCCTTCAGGGTGGGATTCTCTGGGTTATTTGACTCCCTCAACTACGTGCCCTCCGACACGATATACTCAGCCCTGGATAACCTGAGGTTTATGGGTATTGAGCATGGGGTAGCCCAAGTATCCTCAGCGTACCCAATGATCTTTGGCGAAGCCAAGGTATTCCCAATACCCATGGACCTCAAGCTCAAGCTGCTGGAGGGGTCTGAGGATCCGAGGTGGTCGAGGACCATCAAGAGGATGCAGTACGTGCCTTTTGACTGTGTTTACTCGGGCATTGACGGGCTTGAGCTCGACGGTGATACCGTGGCAATTAGGTGCGGTGGCAGAAGGTGGGTGCCCAGGGCTGGCTTTGGTCATTATGTGAGTATACAGAGGAACGTGGTTAGTAGGGCATTGGGTAATGCGGATACGTACAGGGTGGTCGCCTTCTCACCAACCGTGGACTACATAATATACTTCAGGCAAGGCGATGCGGTGGACATTAATGACGCCAAGAGGGCGTTCTCAATCATCGGCGAGCTTGGCATTGGTGGCGAGAGGAGTGTTGGGCTTGGGCACTTCAGGGTTGTTGATGTAGGGATCATAAACTACGGCGTTGAGTCTGGAAAGCACATGCTACTCCTGGGTACCGCATTGCCGAGGCGTGATGACCTGAGCGGCTGCCTAAATACTATGGTTAGGGGTTGGGTGTGTAGTCCATTCCACGTGGTTGGGCCCATGAGCGTGCTCATGGACGGCTCCGTAATACCCAGCGGCGTTGAGTTTGAGGATTTGAAAACAAGCACCTGTATAAAGAGGTTTAGCCCGCTGTGGGTGCCCTATGAGGCTCACCATACTTGTTAA
- a CDS encoding CRISPR-associated DxTHG motif protein, with the protein MISIWNKIEDVVNEGSDLHVFLDVTHGINFMPTLTYQVVKYVATLALVKGVSL; encoded by the coding sequence GTGATTAGTATATGGAATAAAATCGAGGATGTTGTTAATGAGGGGTCGGACCTACACGTATTTCTTGATGTCACGCATGGTATTAACTTCATGCCGACGCTCACGTATCAGGTCGTGAAGTACGTAGCCACATTGGCCTTAGTAAAAGGTGTTAGTTTATAA
- the csm3 gene encoding type III-A CRISPR-associated RAMP protein Csm3 has translation MSQYLSPKIRLVGAFELGFKLVARSGLLIRSGRAKEIMGAADIEPLSITRAYAVGKNTYLLKVPYIPGSSLKGKARSLLELALGLDLHTTDGKIYYHSRVISNNIVHDDPYCPVDNVFGSMSMQPLYFQPSEEGSSPYSWFFERCWAPSRAIFRDMYPSQGYIERLCQLKGGCDNVYFEDFLEEKGENRIDRVTSAADPRTVLRVRADVEFEGSITLLVYDVDICRRRECDEHSRFKEFIKDYPARYYLSSLIDSLILVEETYIGGSGTRGYGNVEFRDLVLKFQNLVKGDVGFREIHKADGLLDVRDFVDKTDVFNELRDLLCK, from the coding sequence ATGAGCCAGTACCTGTCGCCTAAGATTAGGCTTGTTGGTGCCTTTGAGTTGGGCTTTAAGCTCGTGGCCAGGAGTGGTTTGTTGATTAGGAGTGGTAGGGCTAAGGAGATCATGGGCGCGGCAGACATAGAGCCCCTATCGATAACTAGGGCTTATGCCGTAGGCAAGAACACGTACTTACTCAAGGTGCCTTACATACCTGGTAGTTCCCTGAAGGGTAAGGCTAGGTCGCTCCTGGAGCTCGCCCTCGGTCTGGACCTTCACACGACTGACGGCAAGATCTACTACCACTCCAGGGTCATTAGTAATAACATAGTTCATGACGACCCATACTGCCCGGTGGATAATGTGTTTGGGTCTATGTCTATGCAGCCGCTTTACTTCCAACCTAGTGAGGAGGGTAGTAGCCCATACTCCTGGTTCTTCGAGAGGTGCTGGGCGCCGAGTAGGGCAATCTTTAGGGACATGTACCCATCGCAGGGCTATATCGAGAGACTGTGCCAGCTAAAGGGTGGCTGTGACAACGTCTACTTCGAGGACTTTCTGGAGGAGAAGGGTGAGAATAGGATTGATAGGGTGACAAGCGCTGCGGATCCAAGGACCGTGCTTAGGGTTAGGGCTGACGTGGAGTTCGAGGGCTCGATAACCCTCCTGGTCTACGACGTGGACATATGCAGGAGGAGGGAGTGTGATGAGCATAGCAGGTTTAAGGAGTTCATAAAGGATTACCCGGCCCGTTACTACCTGTCGAGTCTCATTGATTCCTTAATCCTCGTTGAGGAGACGTACATCGGCGGCTCGGGGACTAGGGGCTACGGTAATGTGGAGTTTAGGGACTTGGTCCTCAAGTTCCAGAACCTGGTTAAGGGTGATGTCGGGTTTAGGGAGATCCACAAAGCCGATGGGCTCCTTGATGTTAGGGACTTCGTGGATAAGACGGATGTCTTCAATGAGTTACGTGATCTCTTATGCAAATAG
- a CDS encoding Cas10/Cmr2 second palm domain-containing protein — MSAWPSVLSVMLLVMGRVRSRALGGEPRDHANKYLEQLSNVFTSAGVNVGDVRKALANGAAGLRSYIEAAIQGPEPSDGCGDGQLIIDLFGKEVRVGPALMRSVVEGGVSARDGYKTIVSALDDYVARLGALSMDKEQLMTTLLTIGRLVLSYVPYSTCGVGSGISAYAVMHTAAAYASTEPYGRFRLLGVDILGIQEVIGRIQRTGQAMRQLRGRSVLVNLFQNAVAVRIIRDVNRRVGSDVLSPINVLVNTGGEVVMLIPGLDSNVLDYVINDIESKVNEEFEGRVRVVVAYTGIHDIGNRFGDVLRELVAALGRRRYGIWRRFSVGGKHLCSMCGMPTGKLSVETIGGEELRLCPFCHYSHRVGTASRRLGFMAELRDSGGYGGCEVIELLGIRYAVCPDNARADLGREYIHYGINEFQNPILRASNVGYSVLFLNTRMPISQDTGDLLTLEDIGNYAISVKADANKMGIFKKGAAERGAAAYLFFSTLLTTVFDAYGPWLFTQNLGRYGNNVFIIYSGGDDIFIAGDHRALDYIARVMRRALDFGISVAAGALIHEPQMPMYLVWDETDERLEAVKDVSRDEPLIYLAHTGSAPIILTPSDVLEVVDYVNANTAAPPGEYEGDVIGKSLMFKVGEELTNIYNMLYALYALARQGRCGSRNELVRELVRGVVNYTYLVNRNRDRAYAVINEISSNVEPGRLTNALMPILRIRDCSEYVRSRELTELMKSLAKAIMKIDLYRKISRQT, encoded by the coding sequence ATGAGCGCGTGGCCCAGCGTGTTGTCCGTGATGCTCCTAGTGATGGGTAGGGTCAGGTCGAGGGCACTCGGCGGCGAGCCCAGGGACCACGCCAACAAATACCTCGAGCAGTTAAGTAATGTATTCACATCGGCCGGGGTCAATGTGGGTGATGTTCGTAAGGCCCTGGCCAATGGAGCCGCAGGGCTTAGGAGTTATATAGAGGCTGCGATACAGGGTCCGGAGCCCAGCGATGGGTGTGGTGATGGTCAATTAATCATAGACCTCTTCGGTAAGGAGGTTAGGGTCGGCCCAGCCCTAATGCGTAGTGTTGTTGAGGGTGGCGTAAGTGCGAGGGATGGTTACAAAACCATCGTCAGCGCCTTGGATGATTATGTGGCTAGGTTAGGGGCGTTGTCTATGGATAAGGAGCAGTTAATGACGACCCTACTGACCATAGGTAGGTTGGTCCTTTCCTATGTGCCTTACTCGACCTGTGGCGTTGGTAGTGGGATCTCGGCGTATGCCGTGATGCACACGGCGGCGGCTTACGCGTCGACCGAGCCCTACGGCCGTTTTAGGCTTCTCGGGGTGGATATCCTGGGAATTCAGGAGGTCATAGGTAGGATACAGAGGACTGGGCAGGCGATGAGGCAGTTGAGGGGTAGGTCCGTCCTCGTGAACCTCTTTCAGAATGCGGTGGCTGTTAGGATAATTAGGGATGTGAATAGGAGGGTGGGGAGTGACGTCCTTAGCCCGATTAATGTGCTCGTGAACACGGGCGGCGAGGTGGTAATGCTAATACCCGGTCTGGACAGCAATGTCCTGGATTACGTGATAAATGACATTGAGTCCAAAGTAAATGAGGAGTTCGAGGGTAGGGTTAGGGTGGTTGTCGCGTACACGGGGATCCACGACATCGGTAACAGGTTCGGTGATGTGTTGAGGGAGCTTGTGGCAGCCCTGGGAAGGAGGAGGTACGGTATCTGGAGGAGGTTCTCCGTCGGTGGTAAGCACCTGTGCAGTATGTGTGGTATGCCCACTGGTAAATTGAGTGTAGAGACCATTGGCGGTGAGGAACTTAGGCTATGCCCATTTTGTCATTACTCGCACAGGGTTGGTACAGCGAGTAGGAGACTCGGCTTCATGGCGGAGCTTAGGGACTCTGGCGGGTATGGGGGTTGCGAAGTTATTGAACTCCTTGGCATAAGGTACGCAGTGTGCCCCGATAACGCCCGTGCGGATTTGGGGAGGGAGTACATTCATTACGGCATTAACGAGTTTCAAAACCCAATACTCAGGGCAAGCAACGTGGGTTACTCAGTACTATTCCTAAACACTAGGATGCCCATCAGCCAGGACACCGGCGACCTACTCACGCTGGAGGACATCGGTAACTACGCCATATCGGTGAAGGCCGACGCAAACAAGATGGGCATCTTCAAGAAGGGGGCTGCCGAGCGCGGCGCGGCGGCGTACCTATTCTTCAGTACGTTATTGACCACCGTATTCGACGCCTACGGCCCCTGGCTCTTTACGCAAAACCTGGGTAGGTACGGGAACAACGTTTTCATAATCTACAGCGGCGGCGATGACATATTCATAGCGGGTGACCACAGAGCCTTGGACTACATCGCGAGGGTCATGAGGAGGGCTTTGGACTTCGGGATAAGCGTTGCCGCAGGTGCGTTGATTCACGAGCCACAGATGCCAATGTACCTAGTGTGGGATGAGACCGATGAGAGGCTTGAGGCTGTGAAGGACGTAAGTAGGGATGAGCCACTGATATACCTGGCACACACGGGTAGTGCGCCGATAATACTGACACCAAGCGATGTGCTAGAGGTCGTAGACTACGTAAATGCGAATACCGCGGCACCACCCGGCGAGTACGAAGGTGACGTGATTGGTAAGTCGTTGATGTTTAAGGTGGGTGAGGAACTAACCAACATCTATAACATGCTGTACGCATTGTACGCATTAGCTAGGCAGGGTCGGTGCGGATCAAGGAATGAGCTGGTCAGGGAGCTGGTTAGGGGCGTGGTCAACTACACATACCTGGTCAATAGGAATAGGGATAGGGCTTATGCGGTAATAAACGAAATCTCAAGTAATGTAGAGCCAGGGAGACTAACGAATGCGCTAATGCCAATACTGAGGATCAGGGACTGCAGTGAGTATGTAAGGTCGAGGGAATTAACGGAGTTGATGAAATCGCTGGCGAAGGCAATAATGAAGATAGACCTATACCGCAAAATAAGCAGGCAAACTTAG
- a CDS encoding TM1812 family CRISPR-associated protein — translation MLVYNALPGSYEIVKLIYDNVRQLILPQDTRSKAVKALAYGALAVIPKILSKENACGKNAHLDVKARVDHAAKKVEYEFEGGIKPSDVYSELIEELLCGDKVFSEAVSRGGVVKLDDLMRHRLINKLGDMVKVIIQDELNDMRNVIDKAARLGLRVDGNYYSDIKAIIHHEDFPGQCICKGENDKRNFIAHAGLLKNCTKIVRCIGDQSNEYCIDIDEEELKCLGI, via the coding sequence GTGTTAGTTTATAACGCATTACCAGGTAGTTATGAGATTGTAAAGTTGATTTATGACAACGTTAGGCAATTAATATTACCTCAAGACACCCGCAGCAAGGCTGTTAAGGCGCTGGCGTATGGGGCATTGGCAGTAATACCAAAGATCCTGAGTAAAGAGAACGCATGCGGTAAGAACGCTCATTTAGATGTTAAGGCCAGGGTAGATCATGCAGCGAAGAAGGTTGAGTATGAGTTCGAAGGCGGCATTAAGCCGAGTGACGTATATTCTGAACTTATTGAGGAGTTGCTATGTGGGGATAAGGTGTTTAGTGAGGCGGTAAGTAGAGGGGGTGTGGTGAAACTTGACGATTTAATGAGGCATAGGTTAATTAATAAACTTGGTGATATGGTGAAGGTCATAATTCAGGATGAATTAAATGATATGCGTAATGTAATCGATAAAGCCGCGAGGCTGGGCTTGAGAGTTGATGGCAATTACTACTCGGATATTAAAGCCATTATACATCACGAGGACTTCCCAGGCCAATGTATATGTAAGGGGGAAAATGATAAGAGGAATTTCATTGCGCACGCAGGGTTATTAAAGAATTGTACTAAGATAGTGAGGTGCATTGGTGATCAATCTAATGAATATTGCATCGATATAGATGAAGAAGAGTTAAAGTGTTTAGGAATTTAA